Within Enterobacter sp. RHBSTW-00175, the genomic segment GACGGTAAGTCACCGGCCGCAAACATACGCTTGCGGTTTTCCTCAACGTGTTCCAGAACATCACCGCAATGCGCGCCGAGATTTAATGACTCCCACGCGCCCTGGCTTACCCCGCCGATGCGGGTCGAACTACAGGCGGCCACGCCCTCAGGAAGTGGCCACTCCGGGACAATCAGTTTGGTCATAACCAGGCCACCTGGTCCTTATGCTCTTCAAAATCAGCACGTAATGCTTCGATAAGCTCCACCATATCCTGTGGGATAGGCGCGTGCCATTCCATCTGAATGCCGGTGATCGGATGGTAAAGACGCAGCATTGTTGCGTGCAGTGCCTGGCGGTCAAACTTGCGCAGGACGCTGATGAACTCATCAGATGCGCCTTTAGGTGGGCGCGGACGACCACCGTAAACCTGGTCACCCACCAGCGGATGAGTGATGTGTGCCATATGGACACGAATCTGGTGTGTACGACCCGTTTCAAGGCGCAGACGCAGACGCGTATGGATACGGAAATGCTCCATAATGCGGTAGTGCGTTACCGCCGGTTTCCCCATTGGGTGCACCGACATATGCGTGCGTTTGGTTGGGTGGCGGCTGATAGGTTCTTCTACCGTGCCCCCCGAGGTCATATGACCAATCGCGACAGCTTCATATTCACGGGTAATTTCACGCAGCTGCAACGATTCCACCAGACGTGTCTGTGCAGGAATGGTTTTCGCCACCACCATCAGACCTGTGGTGTCTTTATCCAGACGGTGAACAATACCGGCGCGCGGAACGTCCGCAATTGGCGGGTAATAATGGAGGAGCGCGTTTAATACTGTACCATCAGGATTACCGGCACCTGGATGAACAACCAGATCGCGCGGCTTGTTGATAACCAGAATGTCATCATCTTCGTAGACGATGTCCAGTGGGATATCCTG encodes:
- the rluD gene encoding 23S rRNA pseudouridine(1911/1915/1917) synthase RluD, with translation MAQRVELTATVSENQLGQRLDQALAELFPDYSRSRIKEWILDQRVMVNGKVWDKPKEKVLGGEAVAINAEIEEEVRFEPQDIPLDIVYEDDDILVINKPRDLVVHPGAGNPDGTVLNALLHYYPPIADVPRAGIVHRLDKDTTGLMVVAKTIPAQTRLVESLQLREITREYEAVAIGHMTSGGTVEEPISRHPTKRTHMSVHPMGKPAVTHYRIMEHFRIHTRLRLRLETGRTHQIRVHMAHITHPLVGDQVYGGRPRPPKGASDEFISVLRKFDRQALHATMLRLYHPITGIQMEWHAPIPQDMVELIEALRADFEEHKDQVAWL